The following proteins are co-located in the Manihot esculenta cultivar AM560-2 chromosome 7, M.esculenta_v8, whole genome shotgun sequence genome:
- the LOC110618798 gene encoding cationic amino acid transporter 7, chloroplastic, which yields MENNASYSSFSSFGSYLRALAQTPARFARRAASVSTSYEEMSRVKARSGSELQKTLRWYDLVGFGIGGMVGAGVFVTTGRASRLYAGPSIVVSYAIAGLCALLSAFCYTEFAVDMPVAGGAFSYLRVTFGEFAAFLTGANLIMDYVMSNAAVARGFTAYLGTAIGMSTSKWRLVVHALPNGFNEIDMVAVLVVLAITLIICYSTRESSVVNMILTALHILFIAFVIFVGFWKGDWKNFTEPANPKHPSGFFPFGASGVFNGAAMVYLSYIGYDAVSTLAEEVHNPVKDIPIGVSGSVILVTILYCLMAASMSKLLPYDLIDADAPFSAAFKGKSDGWEWVSNVIGVGASFGILTSLLVSMLGQARYMCVIGRSNVIPAWFARVHPRTSTPVNASAFLGIFTAAIALFTDLNVLLNLVSIGTLFVFYMVANAVIYRRYVATGTTNPWPTLSFLCSFSFTSLIFTLIWHFMPQGKAKAFMLGACAATAIAIIQVFNCMVTQARKPEFWGVPSMPWIPSVSIFLNIFLLGSLDGPSYVRFAFFSGLAVLIYVLYSVHASFDAEGEGCLSQKRNSQIMKESGESEESPGFKV from the exons ATGGAGAATAATGCCTCTTACTCTTCTTTCTCTAGCTTTGGATCTTATCTTCGTGCCTTGGCTCAGACCCCTGCTCGTTTTGCCCGACGGGCTGCTTCAGTCTCCACCTCATATGAAGAAATGAGTCGGGTCAAAGCCCGTTCTGGTTCAGAATTGCAGAAAACTCTTCGATGGTATGACCTCGTCGGATTCGGCATCGGTGGGATGGTCGGAGCCGGTGTCTTTGTCACCACCGGTCGAGCTAGTCGTCTATATGCTGGACCGTCTATTGTAGTCTCTTACGCCATTGCCGGACTATGTGCTTTGTTGTCTGCCTTTTGTTACACCGAGTTCGCTGTCGACATGCCTGTTGCCGGCGGCGCTTTCAGCTATCTCCGCGTCACCTTTG GTGAGTTCGCTGCCTTTTTAACCGGGGCGAATCTCATAATGGATTACGTGATGTCAAACGCGGCAGTTGCGAGAGGCTTCACCGCCTATTTGGGTACAGCAATTGGCATGTCCACAtcaaaatggaggctagtggtCCATGCCCTTCCTAATGGCTTTAATGAAATCGATATGGTTGCTGTACTTGTCGTCTTAGCCATTACTCTCATCATTTGTTACAG CACAAGGGAGAGCTCGGTGGTGAATATGATTCTCACGGCGTTGCACATTCTGTTCATTGCTTTTGTGATCTTTGTGGGATTTTGGAAAGGGGATTGGAAGAACTTCACAGAACCCGCTAACCCGAAACACCCATCAGGGTTTTTCCCTTTTGGAGCTTCGGGTGTTTTCAATGGAGCAGCTATGGTCTATTTGAGCTATATTGGATACGACGCCGTTTCTACCCTCGCTGAAGAAGTACATAACCCTGTCAAAGATATTCCTATTGGAGTTTCTGGCTCTGTTATTCTTGTTACTATTCTATATTGCCTCATGGCCGCTTCTATGTCCAAGCTTCTCCCTTACGATCtg ATCGATGCGGATGCACCTTTTTCAGCGGCTTTTAAAGGGAAATCGGACGGCTGGGAATGGGTGTCGAACGTGATAGGCGTGGGGGCCAGCTTCGGTATTCTTACATCATTATTGGTATCTATGCTGGGCCAAGCAAGATACATGTGCGTGATCGGGCGGTCAAATGTAATCCCTGCGTGGTTCGCTAGGGTCCACCCAAGGACATCAACGCCCGTCAACGCCTCGGCATTTCTGG GTATCTTCACAGCTGCAATTGCCCTCTTTACTGATCTAAACGTCCTTCTCAACTTAGTATCAATAGGCACGCTATTTGTCTTTTACATGGTAGCCAATGCAGTAATTTACAGAAGATATGTGGCGACAGGAACAACAAATCCATGGCCTACATTATCTTTCCTCTGTTCATTCTCCTTCACCTCCTTAATATTCACTCTCATTTGGCATTTCATGCCTCAGGGCAAGGCAAAAGCCTTTATGCTCGGAGCCTGCGCAGCGACAGCGATTGCAATAATACAAGTCTTTAATTGCATGGTGACACAAGCAAGAAAGCCAGAATTCTGGGGTGTTCCATCCATGCCATGGATACCAAGTGTATCTATCTTCTTGAACATTTTCTTGCTGGGGTCTCTGGATGGCCCATCATATGTGAGATTTGCCTTCTTTTCGGGTCTTGCAGTGCTTATATATGTGCTGTATAGTGTACATGCTAGCTTTGATGCTGAAGGAGAAGGATGTTTAAGTCAAAAGAGGAACAGTCAGATCATGAAGGAATCCGGCGAAAGTGAGGAGTCCCCTGGTTTCAAAGTATAA